From the Kallotenue papyrolyticum genome, the window GCGGCATGAGCGTCTCGACCTTCGAAGAGATCACGAAGTTCGAACCAGAAAAGTCGCTGCTGGAGCCCAAAAAGCGCACCGGCGGGCGCAACAACCAGGGCCGGATCACGGCGCGCCATCGGGGTGGCGGGCATAAGCGCCACTACCGCATTATCGACTTCAAGCGCAACAAGCACGGCGTGCCGGCGCGCGTGATCGGCATCGAGTACGATCCCAACCGCTCGGCGCGCATTGCGCTGCTGGAGTATGAAGACGGCGAGCGCCGCTACATTCTGGCGCCGCTGGGCCTGGGCGTGGGCGATACGGTGATGTCCGGGCCGACGGCCGAGATCCGCGTGGGCAATGCTCTGCCGCTGCGCAACATCCCGGTCGGTACGCAGATCCACAACATCGAGTTGCAGATCGGGCATGGCGGCCAGATCGTGCGCTCGGCGGGCGCGGCGGCCCAGTTGATGGCCAAAGAGGGCAACTATGCCACGCTGCGCCTGCCGTCGGGCGAGATGCGGTTGGTGCACCTGAACTGCATGGCGACGATCGGCCAGGTCGGCAACCTGGATCACCAGAACATCGTGATCGGCAAGGCCGGTCGCGCGCGCTGGCTGGGGCGTCGGCCGCATGTGCGCGGCGCGGCGATGAACCCGGTCGATCACCCCCATGGCGGTGGCGAGGGCCATGCACCGGTGGGGCTCAAGCATCCCAAGACGCCGTGGGGCA encodes:
- the rplB gene encoding 50S ribosomal protein L2 — its product is MGIKRYKPTSPGRRGMSVSTFEEITKFEPEKSLLEPKKRTGGRNNQGRITARHRGGGHKRHYRIIDFKRNKHGVPARVIGIEYDPNRSARIALLEYEDGERRYILAPLGLGVGDTVMSGPTAEIRVGNALPLRNIPVGTQIHNIELQIGHGGQIVRSAGAAAQLMAKEGNYATLRLPSGEMRLVHLNCMATIGQVGNLDHQNIVIGKAGRARWLGRRPHVRGAAMNPVDHPHGGGEGHAPVGLKHPKTPWGKPARGVKTRNNKRTDRFIIRRRNSNR